A segment of the Juglans regia cultivar Chandler chromosome 15, Walnut 2.0, whole genome shotgun sequence genome:
ATGGGCCGTCTTCCTTGGAGGTGGCGCAGACTTGGTCGCCGGCAGGGTCTGGCTTACCTACCGACCCGCCGACGGTGGCTCAGAACCTCGAGATGTTAGTTAGCGTAAATAGCTCCAACGCGATGGGGCACGGGGTGCTTACGGGGGGGACGTCATCCTTGGAGGTAGCACAGACTGGGTCGCCGGCGGGGTCTGGCCTTCCTCCAGTGTCGTCAGAGGTGAAGTCAGGTCTGCCGGCGGTGGCCCAGAACTTCGAGTTGAACCCCGAGTTGGTTGGACAGTCGGGGCTTGCTGTGGCTCAGTCACTGCATCCGGCTCCGTCTGAGCTGGGTCCTCTCTCCATGGCAGTGCAGGATGTTGGGTCTTCGGACCAGGTTGGTTGTCAGGCTTTGGAGATGGCAGATGAGCCTAGATTTTCTGAGCAAGCTGGTTCCTTGGTGCTGTTTGCAGCAAACAAGGAAGGGGAGGATGAACCTACTCCTCTCTACTCCTATCATCCCAATGTGTCAGATTGGGTTACCCAGATGGCGATGGATATTAAGCATATGGTAGGGATTTCTTACGGGGACTTCGAAGCTGAATTTTTGGCTTTACTCACAGCCGTTGAGGCTATAAATGTTCAACCCAAATCTGATCAGTCTTTGGCTTCGgctaaaaagagagaaagagaacttAAAAGGCTATCATGGGCAATGATAGAAGATGAGGGAATGAAGAGCTCTAACCGAGAGCGGAGTAAGGGGAGGGGTAAAATGGTTGTCCCATGAAACCAAAAATAGTAtcatggaatgtaagggggCTGCATGACCCTAATAAGCGGCTCCAAGTCAGAAATTTACTTCGCCAATGGAAGGGAGATATCATATGCTTACAAGAGACTAAGTTGGAAGATATTTCAAGACAAATAATTCGTAGCCTATGGAGAGGACAACATGTTGGGTGGTCTTTCCTACCATCCAACGGTGCTTCAGGGGGAGTCCTTGTTATGTTTGACACAAGGGTGGTGGAAAGGGTGGAGGAGTGTGTGGGTGATTTTACGGTTGCATGTTCTTTTGTTAATATAGATGACGGTTTCAAATGGGCTTTTGTTGGTGTATATGGCCCAAATCTTGACTCAAAGAGAAGACTTTTGTGGGAAGAACTTGCCGGAGTTCTAAGTTGGTGGGAGATACCATGTTGCATAGGGGGGGATTTCAACATTTCTCGCTTCCCAAGTGAAAGGTCGGGTGTTTCTCACCTTACAGCAGCCATGAGAGATTTTTCTGACTTTATCTCAGAACAGGAGCTCATGGACCTTCCACTATCAGGAGGCACGTTTACTTGGTCCAACAACCGTGACTGCCCTTCTTGGTCGAGAATCGATAGGTTCTTGCTTACTCCAGATTGGGAGGCGCACTTCCCCGATGTAGTACAAAGAAGATTGCCCCGCTTATGCTCTGATCACTTCCCCATCTTTTTAGACTGTGGTGGCATCCAAGGGggtagaaggtattttaaatttgagcatATGTAGCTTAAAACTGATGGTTTTGTGGACAGAGTTAGACAATGGTGGACTTCTTACTCGTTCCAAGGCTCCCCAAGCTTCATATtggcaaaaaaattgaaagcacTGAAACAGGACCTGAAGCAatggaatgaacaagtttttggtaACGTGTCCCAGCAGAGGCGCTCTCTGGTGGAGGAGTTACAGGGTCTGGAAGGTGAGGAGGAGGCCAGATCTCTTTCTGAACTTGAAAAAACTCGAAAGAATCATGTAGTAGCTGATCTCGAAAGATTAACTTTGATGGAGGAGATCtcatggagacaaaaatcaagggtGCTCTGGCTTAAGGAGGGGGATAAATGCACGAAATTCTTCCATAAGATGGCCAACTCTCATAGGAGGAATAATGCTATTGATATGTTGATGGTGAATGGGGAAGTTTCTTCGAATCAGTCGGTAATAAATAATCATGTTGAACAATACTACCAACAACTCCTATCTGAAGAGCACAACTGGAGACCGAAAGTGGATGGCCTATCTTTTTCCACACTAGACCAGCAGAGTGCAGGGTGGCTAGAGAGGCCTTTTACAGATGAGGAAGTGTGCAAGGTTATTAGAGGCATGGCAAGTGATAAGGCTCCTGGTCCAGACGGTTTTACTATGGgttttttccaaacttgttgggaggtggtcaaGGAAGATATAATGAAAGTTTTTCATGAGTTCCATACTTATGCTAGTTTTGAAAAGAGTCTCAACGCCACCTTCTTAGCCCTTATCCCTAAGAAGGTGGGGTCGAGGGAAGTGAGAGATTATCGCCCCATAAGCCTtgtgaatggggtgtataagattCTTTCCAAAGTATTAGCAAATAGATTGAGCTCGGTGGTGGAAAAACTTATCTCAAAGCCACAAAACGCGTTTGTCAAAGGGAGACAAATCCTTGATTCGGTACTTATCGCAAACGAAGTTTTGGATGGTCGATTGAAGTCTAATGTACCCGGGCTACTttgcaagttagatatggagaaagcgtatgatcatgtcaactgggATTTCTTACTTTACTTACTTGGTAGATGTGGTTTTGGAGGGAAATGGCAAAAATGGGTTGAATTTTGCATCTCTTCAGTCCGTTTCTCTATCTTGGTAAATGGCACAccggtgggtttcttcaactcatctcgtggcctgagacagggagatccgcTTTCTCCCTTACTTTTcttatttgtcatggaagcaCTCAGTAAAATGATTGAGGGTCTGGTGGATGGAGGGCTACTCCATGGTTTTGCGGTGGGGAATGGTGTCCTCAACATTTCCCATCTGCTATTTGCTGACGACACGCTCATCTTTTGTGGGGCACAACTTGGCCAGGTTCAAGCCTTGAGAGCGTTACTTCTTTGTTTTGCTGCTGTATCCGGTTTGAGCATCAATCTTGCAAAGTCAGAATTAGTGCCAGTGGGGGTTGTTCCCGATGTGGAGATCTTAGCTACTACTTTGGGATGCAAGATATCTTCGCttcctatgaagtatcttggcttaccaTTGGGTGCCTCCTTCAAATCGGTGAGGATTTGGAATGATGTGATTGAAAGAGTGGAGAGCAGATTGGCCGCTTGGAAGAGGCtatatttgtcgaaaggtggtaggttAACTTTGATCAAAAGCACTCTTTCAAACTTACCCACCTACTTTTTGTCTCTATTTCCGCTCCCTACAAAGGTGGCTAACCGCATTGAGAAGCTACAAAGGGACTTCTTATGGAGGGGattgggggaagagttcaaattccacctggtTAATTGGCCTACAGTTTGTAACCCATTGTCTGGGGGAGGTTTGGGGATTCGtcacttgatgaaattcaatcaagctctgttgggtaagtggttgtggaggtaccaaaTCGAACAagaggccttatggaagtcCGTTATAGATTCACAGTTCGGGGaagcttggggaggatggtgctcgaatgaggttAGAGGCACTCATGGAGTGGGCTTGTGGAAAAACATTCGGAGTCTTTGGGGGACCTTTCGAGGACATGAACATATTGTTGTGGGTGATGGGTCTCGGGTTCACTTTTGGTCTGATAAATGGTGCGGTAACTATTGCTTACGAGATACCTTCCCTACTATCTTTGCACTCGCTAGAGAAAAGGAGGTATCGATAGCCGAGCTTCTGGTCTTCTCAAACGGCACCCAGCAATGGAATATTGACGTCACTAGggcagcccaagattgggagGTAGAGCCTTTTACAGAGTTCTTTGCGGTATTATATTCTGCAAGCATTTCAGGGGGCACTGGAGACAAGATGCTTTGGAATCATTCTAAGAAAGGTCTTTTCTCTGTCAGATCCTTTTATGAAAAGCTTACGAACCCAGGTAAGTCTATGTatccatggaagagcatttggcagACGAAAGCCCCGTCAAAAGcagccttttttgtttggactgcaTCTTTGGACAAAATCCTTACtatagataatttgaggaaacgacgGATTATTgtcctagattggtgttgtatgtgtaagaagcatggggagtcagttgatcatttgcttttacactgtgaggtggCCAAGGGCATGTGGGACGATTTTTTCTCAAGGGTTGGattagcttgggttatgccgtgtagattggtggattttcttGCAAGCTGGAGAGGACTATACGGTAATGCTCAAATAGCGGCAATTTGGAGGTTGGTACCAATATgtttgtgttggtgtatttggagggaaagaaacgcaagaagctttgaagacaaggagagaaCACTGGAAGAgctaaaagttgtattttttaagttattgttcTCATGGGCGGGGGCCTTAGTTTGTAACGGTCTTAATATCcatgatctttttctttcttttgtaactTCTAACTAGGCACttcttcatgtatacttcctgtgtacttgggctttgcctatttatatgaatatattatctttggttacttatcaaaaaaaaaaataaaacaattaaagatAAAACAACATAAACTGACAATGCATCTTAAAAGATTCCATTTTCAAGTAAAATCACTTTGCATTTTGCATTATCAATGCTATTACTTATTTTTACGGCCATAATTCATATTTTGTGGTTGGACCATAGGAATCTCAGTATATGTAAAGTAATGTGAAGGCACATTACATGATTGTCACATTGTGTAGGAAGGTCTTTCTTCTAAGGTTCTGCATATATTCTGAGTACAGTTACTAAGGGGTGAAGGCATATTACATGTACAATGGgaagttaattaagaataaagcAGCATAACATGGTGGAAAACGACACCCTGTTTAATGAATGGTATTACTGCTTTGAACATCactaagttgaaatgaaagctTAAGGCACAAAGTTCCCTGGGAGAGGGTACTTGTGAACTGAAATTTCAGAAACAACATGGTagactattttttcaatctctatAGCCGGGTTATAATTCAACTTATCaccaaacaaagaaattaaacgTAACCCTTTCGGCCATAGCATTAATCGGAACCCACCAACGAAAATAACCACCAGGCCTGTACCCATGTTAATGAGACTAGGCATAATGTGTAATACAGAAAGACAGCCCATGAATCTTTGTACTTAGCAATCTCTATTCTCCAACTATATCGGTTCCTCAAAGCAGCAAAGTTTTCTCTCAGTAAAACACAATTACTCACCAAGACAACACGAGGAGACACAAAATATGTAATCCACAAGACACTTCTAGTTCACTCCTACAGAGCTCTGATTGTATCTTCAAAGAAGGATGGGAAATAAAAGGATAACGAAATAAAAGGCTTCTCCCCTTACGGATTAGCCTTATCTTTCTCTTTCAAAGAACTAAATCAAGGGTAGAAGTTGAATTGTAAGCCTGCCATTCATTAGAAGTGGTCAATATTCCGATCGGTTTTACCAAAGCCCAATACAATACAACAATTCCCCCATCCACGCCAAGTTTGCCAACACAGCATGGAGTTTGCTGTAACTCCAAAATGCCGTAGTACTAGATACCCAAGGacggattttttattttattttcaaaacttacaATGTAACATAATTCGACCTAATTTTACCCACACAAATATACCGAATTTAAAACACTAACACGAGCCCAACATTGATTTCAATCAAAACACGCAAATTCAACCATAAAAACCAGCAGAAGCAGCCATTATACCTCCCGCAATTCCCTTCAACTTGGGTATTCTCCGATAAAGCGGCATTTGGCCGCCCTCAAACCCCTTCCTTACACCGGGCCCGGACCTCGATTTCTGACCCCTCATACCGAACCCGCAGCTGTTCCCTTGCCCTGCCGCTATACCTCTTCCCTTTCTCTTCGCTTTCTTCCTCGACCCCGGCTGCGGGCCCAGATTGTCAAGCCGGAACCGAACGCTGGACAGCGGAGCCTGTGCAACAAAAGCATCTGCCTGGTTGAGCACAATTAATGGTCGCCTTTCTCTGCTCCTGAGGTTTAGCTTGAGTGATTGGAACCGACATGGACTTGGCCTCAACTTCGTAAAACTTCCCTACAACAGACAGCAGAACGATTATTGCGGAGGAATAAACAATGGAAATACCTTCAGAGACAGACAGAAAGAATGAAAACCTTGAAAGAGGAGGGAGGCAGTGTTGTTGATAGAGAGAGGAGAGCTGCCATGGAATAAGGTGTGTGATGTTGCTCAGTCCCAGTGCGAAGGCACGGTTAAACGGATATGGGTAAGGGTAAGAGGAAGGGAAGGCTCTGCTACAGTCGATACGTATACCTTCTTCGTATCTTCCAATGAAATCAAGCCACGTTGTGAGGTAAACTTcttcacataaaaagaaaaataaaaaagcagaAATAAGCCAACCTCGTCGTTCTGTGCCCTTAGCTACATCTTT
Coding sequences within it:
- the LOC109021534 gene encoding 50S ribosomal protein L15, chloroplastic; the encoded protein is MAALLSLSTTLPPSSFKGSFTKLRPSPCRFQSLKLNLRSRERRPLIVLNQADAFVAQAPLSSVRFRLDNLGPQPGSRKKAKRKGRGIAAGQGNSCGFGMRGQKSRSGPGVRKGFEGGQMPLYRRIPKLKGIAGGMHAGLPKYVPVNLKDIEAAGFQEGEEVSLETLKKKGLINPSGRERKLPLKVLGDGEVRMKLNIKARAFSVAAKEKLEAAGCSLTVLPGRKKWVKPSVAKNLARAEEYFAKKRAAAADASEQASA